Proteins encoded by one window of Lacerta agilis isolate rLacAgi1 chromosome 11, rLacAgi1.pri, whole genome shotgun sequence:
- the LOC117055103 gene encoding gamma-secretase subunit Aph-1b-like, whose translation MTLAVFFGCAFIAFGPALALFLLTVVAEPLRIIILIAGAFFWLASLLLSSLVWFIAAKASDPSNEALQKGLLIFGVIFSVLLQEAFRFLYYKLLRKAIEGLLALSEDGCSPISIQQMAYVAGLGFGLMSGAFSMINLLADALGPGTVGIHGDSQLYFLTSAFMTLVLVLLHTFWGIIFFHGCETKQWWEVGAVVLTHLIVSGLTFWNPIYLGSLLPAYLLMAGAAIWAFLVSGGSKENLRHFLLCLRSGTAPPPGS comes from the exons ATGACTCTGGCCGTCTTCTTCGGCTGCGCCTTCATCGCCTTCGGGCCGGCACTGGCGCTCTTCCTGCTGACGGTGGTGGCCGAGCCGCTGCGCATCATCATCCTCATCGCAGG AGCCTTCTTCTGGCTGGCCTCACTTCTCTTATCCTCGCTCGTCTGGTTCATCGCGGCCAAGGCCAGCGACCCGTCCAACGAGGCACTCCAGAAGGGCCTCCTCATCTTCGGCGTCATCTTCTCGGTGCTGCTGCAGGAAGCCTTCCGCTTCCTCTACTACAAGCTGCTCAG GAAGGCGATTGAGGGGCTGTTGGCCCTGAGTGAAGATGGTTGCTCTCCCATCTCCATCCAGCAGATGGCATACG TGGCCGGCCTGGGTTTTGGGCTCATGAGTGGTGCCTTCTCCATGATCAACCTGCTGGCAGACGCTCTGGGGCCAGGCACGGTGGGGATCCACGGAGATTCCCAGCTGTACTTCCTGACATCAG CCTTCATGACGCTGGTGCTGGTCCTTCTGCACACCTTCTGGGGGATCATCTTCTTCCATGGTTGTGAGACCAAGCAGTGGTGGGAAGTGGGGGCTGTGGTGCTCACCCACCTGATCGTCTCTGGCCTG ACGTTCTGGAACCCGATCTACCTggggagcctcctccctgcctaCCTGCTCATGGCAGGTGCTGCCATCTGGGCCTTCCTCGTCTCTGGCGGCTCCAAAGAGAACCTGCGCCACTTCCTCCTGT GCCTGCGGAGTGGGACAGCGCCACCGCCCGGATCCTGA